A stretch of the Nicotiana tabacum cultivar K326 chromosome 6, ASM71507v2, whole genome shotgun sequence genome encodes the following:
- the LOC107789574 gene encoding uncharacterized protein LOC107789574, producing MASFHSLKTLAIVALAISSFVQVTLGGIACENLNEDSCAFAISSNGKRCVLEKHLRRSGEEGYTCRTSEIEADKLKDWIETDECIEACGVDRNALGISSDALLESRFTNKLCSPACYKHCPNIVDLYFNLAAGEGVYLPKLCAEQGKSARREIAEIRSSGLVAPAPESEVKPSNFMIAPAMPPF from the exons ATGGCTTCATTCCATAGCTTGAAGACTTTGGCCATTGTTGCTCTTGCAATTTCCTCCTTTGTGCAAGTCACCCTAG GGGGTATAGCATGTGAGAACTTAAACGAAGACTCGTGTGCCTTCGCAATATCAAGCAATGGGAAGCGTTGCGTGCTAGAGAAACATCTGCGAAGGAGTGGGGAAGAAGGATATACATGCCGCACATCAGAAATAGAGGCTGATAAGCTTAAAGATTGGATTGAAACCGATGAATGCATTGAGGCATGCGGCGTCGATAGAAACGCCCTTGGCATTTCTTCCGACGCTCTCCTGGAATCTCGCTTTACCAACAAGCTTTGCTCCCCTGCTTGCTACAAACATTGCCCCAATATTGTTGACCTCTACTTCAACCTTGCCGCTGGTGAAG GTGTATATCTTCCCAAGTTGTGTGCAGAGCAAGGGAAAAGTGCAAGGCGAGAAATAGCGGAGATCAGAAGCTCGGGATTGGTGGCGCCAGCTCCGGAATCAGAAGTCAAGCCCAGCAATTTCATGATTGCTCCGGCAATGCCTCCTTTCTAA